A single genomic interval of Daucus carota subsp. sativus chromosome 1, DH1 v3.0, whole genome shotgun sequence harbors:
- the LOC108205051 gene encoding alcohol dehydrogenase class-3 produces the protein MATQGQVITCKAAVAYEPNKPLVIEDVQVDPPQAGEVRIKILFTALCHTDAYTWSGKDPEGLFPCILGHEAAGIVESVGEGVTEVQAGDHVIPCYQAECRECKFCKSGKTNLCGKVRGATGVGVMMNDRKSRFSVNGKPLYHFMGTSTFSQYTVLHDVSVAKIDPKAPLDKVCLLGCGVPTGLGAVWNTAKVEPGSIVAVFGLGTVGLAVAEGAKAAGASRIIGVDIDDRKFERAKKFGVTEFVNPKEHEKPIQQVLVDLTDGGVDYSFECIGNVSVMRAALECCHKGWGTSVIVGVAASGQEISTRPFQLVTGRVWKGTAFGGFKSRSQVPWLVEKYMKKEIKVDEYITHELTLAEINKAFDLLHEGDCLRCVLTVE, from the exons ATGGCTACCCAAGGTCAAGTTATCACTTGCAAAG CTGCGGTTGCCTATGAGCCAAACAAGCCATTAGTGATTGAAGATGTTCAAGTGGATCCTCCCCAAGCTGGGGAAGTGAGGATTAAGATCTTGTTCACTGCTCTTTGTCACACTGATGCTTATACTTGGAGTGGCAAG GATCCTGAGGGTTTATTCCCATGTATTCTTGGTCATGAGGCTGCTGG TATTGTTGAAAGTGTTGGTGAAGGAGTGACTGAGGTTCAGGCAGGAGACCATGTTATACCTTGTTATCAGGCAGAATGTAGGGAGTGCAAGTTTTGCAAGTCGGGGAAGACAAATCTCTGTGGAAAAGTCAGGGGAGCTACAGGAGTCGGAGTCATGATGAACGACCGCAAGAGTCGTTTCTCAGTCAATGGGAAGCCTCTTTACCATTTCATGGGAACATCAACTTTTAGTCAGTACACTGTACTGCATGATGTTAGTGTTGCCAAAATTGATCCAAAAGCTCCTCTGGATAAAGTGTGCCTTCTTGGCTGTGGTGTTCCTACTG GTCTTGGAGCAGTCTGGAATACAGCCAAAGTAGAGCCAGGTTCTATTGTTGCTGTTTTTGGACTTGGGACTGTTGGTCTTGCG GTGGCTGAGGGTGCCAAAGCAGCTGGTGCTTCACGCATTATTGGTGTCGACATTGACGACAGAAAGTTTGAGCGAG CTAAGAAATTTGGCGTCACTGAGTTTGTGAATCCAAAGGAACATGAGAAACCAATACAGCAGGTTCTTGTTGATCTCACTGATGGTGGAGTTGATTATAGTTTTGAGTGCATTGGTAACGTCTCGGTCATGAGAGCTGCTTTGGAGTGCTGCCACAAG GGATGGGGCACTTCTGTTATTGTGGGTGTCGCCGCATCTGGTCAAGAGATATCCACTCGTCCGTTTCAGCTGGTGACAGGCCGTGTCTGGAAAGGAACAGCTTTTGGTGGATTCAAAAGCCGATCACAAGTACCCTGGCTTGTGGAGAAGTATATGAAGAAG GAAATCAAGGTTGATGAATACATCACTCACGAATTGACTCTGGCAGAGATCAATAAAGCTTTTGATCTGTTACATGAAGGGGATTGCCTCCGCTGTGTCCTTACAGTGGAGTAG